A region from the Benincasa hispida cultivar B227 chromosome 12, ASM972705v1, whole genome shotgun sequence genome encodes:
- the LOC120067023 gene encoding ctenidin-3-like: MVVMVAKGSFGGGERFEVVGVAGKTVRDNENDNVGSNGGGVPGDVGGWRVVDGLGKGGGRDEIRVTDDIGGGRVVDGLGKGGGRDEIRVIDDVGGGRVVDGLGKGGGRDEIRNQREMVLEMTTPSMRW; encoded by the exons ATGGTGGTAATGGTGGCAAAGGGGA GCTTTGGTGGAGGTGAAAGATTTGAGGTTGTTGGGGTTGCCGGTAAGACTGTCCGAGACAACGAAAATGATAATGTGGGATCTAATGGCGGTGGAGTACCAGGCGATGTAGGTGGATGGAGAGTAGTAGATGGATTAGGAAAGGGTGGTGGAAGAGATGAAATCAGAGTAACAGACGATATAGGTGGAGGGAGAGTAGTAGATGGATTAGGAAAGGGTGGTGGAAGAGATGAAATCAGAGTAATAGATGATGTAGGTGGAGGGAGAGTAGTAGATGGATTAGGAAAGGGTGGTGGAAGAGATGAAAtcagaaatcaaagagaaatggTTTTAGAGATGACTACTCCATCGATGAGGTGGTAG